From a single Clostridium isatidis genomic region:
- a CDS encoding DegV family protein: MKTVIMTDSCCDLPLSFVKENNIDVISLGINIDSKYYSDDLGQSINIKEFYDKLRSGIMPTTSQANAFSYEERFKKHVEEGKAVIYIGFSSALSGSVNSARIAMENVKDEYDKADITIIDSKSASLGLGLLVYKAVEMLKQGASKDEIVSWVEDNKLKLNHWFTVDDLNHLKRGGRVSGTVAAVGTLLGIKPVLHVDNEGRLVPVSKVKGRKKSIKVLQETIKERIVNPEEQVIFISHGDCLEEAEYLRRLITDEVKVKDVIINNVGPTIGTHSGPGTIALFFLGKER; encoded by the coding sequence ATGAAGACAGTTATTATGACAGATTCATGCTGCGATTTACCTTTAAGTTTTGTAAAAGAAAATAATATAGACGTTATATCATTAGGAATTAATATAGATTCAAAATATTATAGTGATGATTTAGGTCAAAGTATTAATATTAAGGAGTTTTATGATAAACTAAGAAGTGGAATTATGCCTACAACATCTCAGGCAAATGCCTTTTCCTATGAGGAAAGATTTAAAAAGCATGTTGAAGAAGGAAAGGCAGTAATATATATAGGCTTCTCTTCTGCTTTAAGTGGCAGCGTAAATAGTGCAAGAATAGCAATGGAGAATGTTAAGGATGAATATGATAAGGCTGATATTACAATTATAGATAGTAAAAGCGCTTCTTTGGGCTTAGGTTTATTGGTGTATAAGGCTGTAGAAATGCTTAAACAAGGAGCTTCTAAAGATGAAATAGTTAGTTGGGTAGAAGATAATAAATTAAAGCTTAATCATTGGTTTACAGTTGATGATTTAAATCATTTAAAAAGAGGTGGAAGAGTATCTGGAACTGTAGCTGCAGTCGGTACCTTATTAGGAATTAAGCCTGTATTACATGTTGATAATGAAGGAAGACTAGTTCCTGTATCAAAGGTTAAAGGAAGAAAAAAATCAATTAAAGTATTACAAGAGACAATTAAAGAAAGAATAGTAAATCCAGAAGAACAAGTGATTTTTATTAGTCATGGTGATTGCTTAGAAGAAGCGGAATATTTAAGGAGATTAATAACAGATGAAGTTAAGGTTAAAGATGTAATCATTAACAATGTAGGACCAACAATAGGAACTCATTCTGGACCTGGAACGATAGCATTATTTTTCCTTGGTAAGGAAAGATAA
- the ruvA gene encoding Holliday junction branch migration protein RuvA, whose translation MYEYICGKYKGINKDYIIVENNGIGYKIYTSGATMSSMPKIDEDIMLYLEQIVREDFIGLYGFDTREELDMFKLLLTINGVGAKAALSLLSISRINNLKYAIMMGDEKHLCKAPGIGKKTAARIILELKDKIKKEDLTEGISKLDNNQNERDIDTNIIAEALGALLALGYSEKEAEAAIKKVNKEDTLENIIKSCLKVLMG comes from the coding sequence ATGTATGAATACATATGTGGGAAATATAAAGGTATCAATAAAGACTATATTATTGTTGAAAATAATGGAATAGGTTATAAAATATACACTTCAGGAGCAACTATGTCATCAATGCCTAAAATTGATGAAGATATTATGCTTTATCTAGAGCAAATAGTAAGGGAAGATTTTATAGGACTTTATGGATTTGATACGAGAGAAGAACTTGATATGTTTAAGTTACTTCTGACAATCAATGGAGTTGGAGCAAAAGCGGCCTTATCATTACTATCGATAAGTAGAATCAATAATTTAAAATATGCAATTATGATGGGTGACGAAAAACATCTTTGCAAAGCTCCAGGAATAGGAAAAAAGACAGCTGCAAGAATTATATTAGAATTAAAGGATAAAATTAAAAAGGAAGACCTTACAGAAGGGATTTCTAAGTTAGATAATAATCAAAATGAAAGGGATATTGATACAAATATTATTGCAGAAGCTTTAGGAGCATTATTAGCTTTAGGATATTCTGAAAAAGAAGCTGAAGCAGCTATAAAGAAAGTTAATAAGGAAGACACTTTAGAAAATATTATTAAGAGTTGTCTAAAAGTTCTTATGGGATAG
- the ruvB gene encoding Holliday junction branch migration DNA helicase RuvB: MERIITPIELWEDSNSLSLRPTSLKEYIGQEKVKKRLDIFIKAAKSRNEALDHVLLYGPPGLGKTTLANIIATEMKGELKVTSGPAIERAGDLAAILTTLNNNDVLFIDEIHRLNRSVEEILYPAMEDYVLDIVIGKGAAAKSIRLDLPKFTLIGATTRIGMLTSPLRDRFGVLCDMQYYTVEELKEIIIRSSFVLNCNITEEGAYEIAKRSRGTPRIANRLLKRVRDYAQVYSDSLITTKEANEALNLLEVDNMGFDRVDNKILEAIIDNFNGGPVGIETLSYFIGEELGTVEDVYEPYLLQTGFIVRTARGRVATDKAYKHLGRIKNSNQEKIGEQQKLF; encoded by the coding sequence ATGGAGAGAATAATAACACCGATAGAATTGTGGGAAGATAGCAATAGCTTAAGTTTAAGACCCACAAGTTTAAAAGAATATATTGGTCAAGAAAAAGTAAAAAAAAGATTAGATATTTTTATAAAAGCAGCTAAAAGTAGAAATGAAGCTTTAGATCATGTTCTTTTATATGGACCGCCTGGCTTAGGAAAAACCACATTAGCAAATATCATAGCTACAGAAATGAAAGGTGAACTTAAAGTTACTTCTGGACCAGCTATTGAAAGGGCTGGTGATTTAGCAGCAATATTAACAACCTTAAATAATAATGATGTTTTATTTATTGATGAAATACATAGATTAAATAGAAGTGTAGAGGAAATACTCTATCCTGCTATGGAAGATTATGTTTTAGATATAGTAATTGGAAAAGGTGCAGCAGCAAAATCAATAAGGCTTGATTTACCTAAGTTTACACTTATAGGAGCAACAACGAGAATTGGTATGCTTACATCGCCTCTTAGAGACAGATTTGGGGTATTATGTGACATGCAGTACTATACTGTTGAAGAATTAAAAGAAATTATTATAAGATCTTCTTTTGTTTTAAATTGCAATATTACAGAAGAAGGAGCATATGAAATAGCTAAAAGGTCTAGAGGTACACCAAGAATAGCAAATAGATTATTAAAAAGAGTAAGAGATTATGCTCAGGTATATTCAGATTCTTTAATTACTACTAAGGAAGCTAATGAGGCATTAAACCTTTTAGAAGTCGATAATATGGGCTTTGATAGAGTGGATAATAAAATATTAGAAGCAATAATAGATAATTTTAATGGAGGTCCAGTTGGAATAGAAACATTATCATATTTTATTGGGGAAGAATTAGGAACTGTAGAAGATGTATATGAACCTTATTTACTTCAAACAGGCTTTATAGTTAGAACTGCCAGAGGAAGAGTAGCAACTGACAAGGCATATAAACATTTAGGAAGAATAAAAAATAGTAATCAAGAAAAAATTGGGGAACAACAAAAATTATTTTAA
- the queA gene encoding tRNA preQ1(34) S-adenosylmethionine ribosyltransferase-isomerase QueA: MKVSEFNFYLPEELIAQHPLKERDASRLMVLDKKNGKIEHKKFHDIIDYLNPGDTLVLNNTRVLPARLIGEKESTGGKIEFLLLKRIEGDKWECLAKPGKRAKIGTIFTFGNGRLKCEVVDIAEEGNRIIEFSYDGIFEEVLDELGEMPLPPYITERLEDKERYQTVYSKEEGSAAAPTAGLHFTEKLLNDIKNKGINIAYLTLHVGLGTFRPVKVEDTDDHIMHSEFYQLDEENAKIINETKKRGNKIISVGTTSTRTLETIGDENGFVRAQNGWTDIFIYPGYKFKVVDQLITNFHLPESTLIMLVSALAGKENILRAYNEAVKERYRFFSFGDAMFIKE, from the coding sequence ATGAAAGTAAGTGAGTTTAATTTTTATTTACCAGAAGAGCTAATAGCTCAGCATCCATTAAAAGAAAGAGATGCATCTAGACTAATGGTTTTAGATAAAAAAAATGGGAAAATAGAACATAAAAAATTTCATGATATTATAGATTATTTAAACCCTGGAGATACTCTTGTTTTAAATAATACAAGAGTATTACCAGCTAGACTTATTGGAGAAAAAGAATCAACAGGAGGAAAGATAGAATTCCTATTATTGAAGAGAATTGAAGGAGATAAGTGGGAATGTTTAGCTAAACCAGGTAAAAGAGCTAAAATAGGTACTATTTTTACTTTTGGAAATGGTAGATTAAAATGTGAAGTTGTAGATATAGCTGAAGAAGGAAATAGAATTATAGAATTTAGTTATGATGGAATTTTTGAAGAAGTTTTAGATGAACTTGGAGAAATGCCATTGCCTCCATATATAACAGAAAGACTTGAAGACAAAGAAAGATATCAAACTGTCTATTCAAAAGAGGAAGGTTCAGCGGCAGCCCCTACAGCTGGTTTACATTTTACAGAAAAATTATTAAATGATATAAAAAACAAGGGAATTAACATAGCTTATTTAACTTTACATGTAGGTCTTGGAACCTTTAGACCAGTAAAGGTTGAAGATACTGATGATCATATTATGCATTCTGAATTTTATCAATTAGATGAGGAAAATGCAAAGATAATCAACGAAACTAAAAAGAGAGGAAATAAAATAATTTCAGTTGGAACCACTTCCACAAGAACTTTGGAAACAATAGGAGATGAAAATGGCTTTGTAAGGGCACAAAATGGATGGACTGATATATTCATCTATCCTGGATATAAGTTTAAAGTAGTTGATCAGCTTATAACAAATTTTCATTTGCCAGAATCAACCCTTATAATGCTTGTTTCAGCTTTAGCTGGTAAAGAAAATATTTTGAGAGCCTATAATGAGGCTGTTAAAGAAAGATATAGATTCTTCTCCTTTGGAGATGCAATGTTTATTAAGGAATAA
- the tgt gene encoding tRNA guanosine(34) transglycosylase Tgt has translation MSKKRYTLLKKDGKARRGRFETPHGTIETPVFMNVGTLAVIKGAVSTMDLKEIGCQVELSNTYHLHLRPSDKVVYKLGGLHKFMNWDRPILTDSGGFQVFSLSNIRKIKEEGVYFNSHIDGRKVFMGPEESMQIQSNLASTIAMAFDECIPNPSTREYVEKSVARTTRWLERCKAELDRLNSLDETINKEQMLFGINQGGCYEDIRIEHAKIIAKMDLDGYAIGGLAVGETHEEMYRIIDAVVPHLPEDKPIYLMGVGTPENILEAVDRGVDFFDCVLPARNGRHGHVFTKNGKINLMNAKFELDTRPIDEGCQCPTCRSYTRAYIRHLFKAKEMLAMRLCVLHNLYFYNKLMEDIRTAIENGNFSEFKEQRLREWKSGDCK, from the coding sequence TTGAGTAAAAAAAGATATACTTTATTAAAAAAAGACGGCAAAGCAAGAAGAGGAAGATTTGAAACTCCTCATGGAACAATAGAAACGCCAGTATTTATGAATGTTGGAACTTTAGCTGTTATTAAAGGTGCGGTTTCTACTATGGATTTAAAGGAAATTGGCTGTCAAGTTGAGTTATCAAATACATATCATTTACATTTAAGACCATCTGACAAGGTAGTTTATAAATTAGGTGGATTACATAAATTTATGAATTGGGATAGGCCAATATTAACAGATTCAGGCGGATTTCAAGTGTTTTCCCTTTCTAATATTAGAAAAATAAAGGAAGAAGGGGTATATTTTAATTCACATATTGATGGTAGAAAAGTATTTATGGGACCAGAAGAATCTATGCAAATACAAAGTAACTTAGCTTCTACGATTGCAATGGCCTTTGACGAATGTATACCTAATCCCTCGACTAGGGAGTATGTTGAAAAATCTGTTGCTAGAACTACAAGATGGCTTGAAAGATGTAAAGCAGAATTAGATAGATTGAATTCCTTGGATGAAACAATTAATAAAGAACAAATGTTATTTGGTATAAACCAGGGAGGATGTTATGAGGATATAAGAATAGAACATGCTAAAATAATAGCTAAGATGGATTTAGATGGTTATGCTATTGGGGGGTTAGCTGTTGGTGAAACTCATGAGGAGATGTACAGAATTATTGATGCTGTAGTACCTCATTTACCTGAAGATAAACCAATTTACTTAATGGGGGTTGGAACACCAGAAAATATATTGGAAGCAGTAGATAGAGGCGTTGATTTCTTCGATTGTGTTTTACCTGCAAGAAATGGAAGACATGGTCATGTTTTTACCAAAAATGGTAAAATCAATCTTATGAATGCAAAGTTTGAATTAGATACAAGACCAATTGATGAGGGGTGTCAATGTCCGACTTGTAGAAGTTATACAAGAGCTTATATTAGACATTTATTTAAAGCAAAGGAAATGTTAGCGATGAGATTATGTGTTCTTCACAATCTTTATTTCTATAATAAACTTATGGAAGATATAAGAACTGCCATTGAAAATGGTAACTTTAGTGAGTTTAAAGAGCAAAGGCTTAGAGAATGGAAGAGCGGAGATTGTAAGTAA
- the yajC gene encoding preprotein translocase subunit YajC has protein sequence MEIIGVFLPFVGLFAVMYFMMILPEKKRKKQYNEMIASLQKNDEIITKGGIIGRIIKVDENNFVIETSAEKTRLKITKNGVASKVNKGNN, from the coding sequence ATGGAAATAATAGGAGTATTTTTACCCTTTGTTGGATTGTTTGCAGTAATGTATTTTATGATGATTTTGCCGGAAAAGAAGAGAAAGAAACAATATAATGAAATGATAGCTTCATTGCAAAAAAATGATGAAATTATCACAAAGGGTGGAATAATAGGTAGAATAATAAAAGTTGATGAAAATAATTTCGTAATTGAGACTAGCGCTGAAAAAACTAGACTCAAAATAACAAAAAATGGTGTAGCATCAAAGGTAAATAAAGGAAATAATTAG
- a CDS encoding TIGR04086 family membrane protein, whose translation MEWENYFKSIFKGLIFALMATFLVTAILSFIMNSITLPDGLFNIIYVVISSLALLIGTVAAVKNYGSKGWIIGLSVGCIFYISLYFIGILFGAEASLTVYDFIKFALCLLIGAFSGMLGVNL comes from the coding sequence ATGGAATGGGAAAATTATTTTAAAAGTATTTTTAAGGGATTAATTTTTGCTTTAATGGCAACATTTCTAGTTACAGCTATCTTATCTTTTATTATGAATAGCATTACTTTGCCTGATGGATTGTTTAACATCATTTATGTTGTTATTTCCTCTTTGGCACTGTTGATAGGTACTGTAGCAGCTGTAAAAAATTATGGTAGTAAAGGATGGATTATTGGGCTTTCAGTAGGGTGCATCTTTTACATATCATTATATTTTATAGGTATATTATTTGGAGCAGAAGCAAGTTTAACTGTATATGATTTTATTAAATTTGCTTTATGTCTTTTAATTGGTGCTTTTTCAGGAATGCTCGGAGTAAACTTATAG
- a CDS encoding SecDF P1 head subdomain-containing protein, whose translation MKGKSNQKSSILLTIIIIGVLLLSYLVFRGAIIGAYEIKSFNKVITKGLDLEGGSSTLLKIESDTEEISQERLQENIKVIEKRLEKMNIDNSNVIIEEEKGIRVNIRNNVNTDAIIERLSHNGKLEIKDEEENIILTESNVIKAGYSTSEYLIEITLTLTEEGKSTFAEFSKNNIDKSIKIYLDGDLISTETIDEAISDGKIEITGVYNLSEAEKFVDLINSGTISGKITAEDTEILGPSLGENAYSNIVKAMFITVMLIFLVIIAYYKAPGVFGSISILLSITLILIAYTEIDLAFTVYSLAALVFVIVLSVLSNILILEKVSRQLPLSKNLKSAVADGIEKAKSTVFRINIIIFIIAVILYYSIPLSFKSPAVIILMGSIANIISSLVITPLLLKLAVNSILKSNKQFRIKKNTKTS comes from the coding sequence ATGAAGGGAAAAAGTAATCAGAAAAGTTCGATTTTACTTACAATAATTATTATAGGCGTATTATTACTATCTTATTTAGTTTTTCGTGGAGCAATAATAGGTGCATATGAGATAAAATCTTTTAATAAAGTAATAACAAAGGGGCTTGATTTAGAAGGAGGCTCTTCAACGCTATTAAAAATTGAAAGTGATACAGAAGAGATTTCACAGGAAAGATTACAAGAAAACATAAAAGTGATAGAAAAAAGATTAGAAAAAATGAATATTGACAACAGTAATGTTATTATTGAGGAAGAAAAGGGTATTAGGGTTAATATAAGAAATAATGTTAATACAGATGCAATAATAGAAAGATTGAGCCATAATGGAAAACTTGAAATTAAAGATGAAGAAGAAAACATTATTTTAACTGAAAGTAATGTTATAAAAGCAGGTTATAGTACAAGTGAATATTTAATAGAAATAACTTTAACGCTTACAGAGGAAGGTAAATCAACTTTTGCAGAATTTTCAAAAAATAATATAGATAAATCAATAAAAATATATTTAGATGGTGATTTAATTTCAACTGAAACTATTGATGAAGCTATAAGTGATGGAAAAATAGAGATCACAGGTGTATATAATTTATCAGAGGCAGAAAAATTTGTAGACCTTATAAATTCAGGAACTATTTCCGGTAAAATAACTGCTGAAGATACAGAAATACTGGGACCTTCTTTAGGAGAAAATGCATATTCAAATATTGTTAAAGCTATGTTTATAACAGTTATGCTGATATTTTTAGTTATAATAGCTTATTATAAAGCCCCAGGGGTATTTGGAAGTATATCTATATTATTAAGTATTACACTAATTTTAATTGCATATACAGAAATTGATTTAGCATTTACAGTATATAGTTTAGCTGCATTAGTATTTGTTATTGTTCTTTCAGTTTTATCAAATATCTTAATATTAGAAAAAGTTAGTAGACAATTACCTTTATCTAAAAATTTAAAAAGTGCAGTTGCAGATGGTATTGAAAAAGCAAAGTCTACTGTGTTTAGGATAAATATAATAATTTTTATTATTGCAGTTATATTATATTATTCAATTCCTTTATCATTTAAAAGTCCAGCAGTGATTATTTTAATGGGTTCTATTGCAAACATTATATCTTCTTTGGTTATAACACCGTTATTATTGAAATTAGCTGTAAATAGTATATTAAAAAGTAATAAGCAATTTAGGATAAAGAAAAATACTAAGACTTCATAG
- a CDS encoding DHH family phosphoesterase: protein MRKFWESIYSPNYINGYNPFILKNMNKALEQMVEAINNRKKIIVYGIPNVDGLCALSSLILVLKYLNADVEYVIHDENFANGITLEDINNEVNFLGGEVLIALGIDLRSQKEEELCTDLGINLIVLENKEVNTEKKYIYINPHQKSCQYRYKSLSISGLTFKLMQAIAIYYNIKCINKYLDLIVIGEHWAQVPARGESGIFIKEGKKFLFNTNNHGLRAIMDYHNIKNMNLDFMLHIIDVITPTINAVKISDNARIIIELLTTNEKDRADQITKYLNKSKKTI, encoded by the coding sequence ATGCGTAAGTTTTGGGAGAGTATTTATAGTCCAAATTATATTAATGGATATAATCCCTTTATACTTAAAAATATGAATAAAGCTCTTGAGCAAATGGTAGAAGCTATAAATAACAGAAAGAAAATAATTGTGTATGGAATTCCTAATGTTGATGGATTATGCGCTCTATCCTCATTAATTCTAGTTTTAAAGTATCTAAATGCAGATGTAGAATATGTAATCCATGATGAGAATTTTGCTAATGGAATAACTTTAGAAGATATTAACAATGAAGTTAATTTTCTAGGGGGAGAAGTATTAATTGCACTAGGAATTGATTTAAGATCACAGAAAGAAGAAGAGCTTTGTACAGATTTAGGTATAAATTTGATAGTTTTGGAAAATAAAGAAGTTAATACAGAGAAGAAGTACATATATATAAATCCGCATCAGAAGAGCTGCCAATATAGATATAAAAGTCTTTCTATTAGTGGATTAACTTTTAAATTAATGCAGGCAATAGCAATTTATTATAATATTAAATGCATTAATAAATATTTAGATTTAATTGTTATTGGTGAACATTGGGCTCAAGTACCTGCAAGAGGAGAAAGTGGTATCTTTATTAAAGAAGGCAAAAAGTTTTTATTTAACACAAATAATCATGGCTTAAGAGCCATAATGGATTATCATAATATAAAAAATATGAATTTAGATTTTATGCTACATATAATTGATGTAATTACTCCAACTATAAATGCAGTAAAAATTAGTGATAATGCAAGAATAATAATCGAATTACTTACTACAAACGAAAAGGATAGGGCAGATCAAATAACTAAATATTTAAATAAATCAAAGAAAACTATATGA
- a CDS encoding adenine phosphoribosyltransferase, protein MDLKEKIRVIENFPKEGISFKDITTVIGDGEALKYSIDKIVEYLKDKNIDLIVGPEARGFIYGVPVAYALGVGFVPVRKPGKLPGETVSITYDLEYGTDTLEIHKDAIKKGQRVAIVDDLLATGGTIGAVAKLVELAGGEVVSIDFAIELTGLKGREKLSKYDIMSLVDYEF, encoded by the coding sequence ATGGACCTAAAAGAAAAAATAAGAGTAATTGAAAATTTCCCGAAAGAAGGAATTAGCTTTAAGGACATAACAACTGTAATTGGTGATGGAGAAGCACTAAAATATTCTATTGATAAAATTGTGGAATATTTAAAAGACAAAAATATAGATTTAATAGTAGGACCAGAAGCAAGAGGGTTCATTTATGGAGTACCAGTTGCCTATGCATTAGGAGTTGGCTTTGTTCCTGTTAGAAAGCCAGGTAAATTGCCAGGGGAAACAGTATCAATAACATATGATTTAGAGTATGGTACTGACACATTAGAGATACACAAAGATGCTATTAAAAAGGGACAAAGAGTTGCGATAGTAGATGATTTATTGGCAACAGGAGGAACAATTGGGGCTGTTGCAAAACTTGTTGAATTAGCTGGTGGAGAAGTTGTATCTATAGATTTTGCTATTGAACTTACAGGATTAAAAGGAAGAGAAAAGTTATCTAAATATGATATTATGTCATTGGTAGATTATGAGTTTTAA
- a CDS encoding RelA/SpoT family protein yields MYEGLLKKIYENSHNVDKEIIKKAFEIANDAHKNQKRESGEPYITHPIDVAIILAEMGMDTSTIAAGLLHDVIEDTEYTYDDLKDLFNEEVANLVQGVTKLGKIEYKSKEEQQADNVRKMLLAMAKDIRVIIIKLADRLHNLRTLKFMPKEKQKQKAKETLDIYAPLAHRLGISKIKWELEDLSFRYLHEEVYYDLVKQIAQKRAEREVYIASIIKDLHNKLEEAEIDSDIEGRPKHFYSIYKKMVNKNKSIEEIFDLTAIRILVNTVKDCYGVLGIVHTIYKPIPGRFKDYIAMPKPNMYQSLHTTVIGPQGKPFEIQIRTFEMHKTAEYGIAAHWKYKEGDSGKEDREQSFESKLAWLRDMLEWQKETADAEEFIEGFKIDLFADEVFVFTPKGVVINLPSGATPIDFAYRIHTDVGNRCVGAKVNGKIVPLDYKLKTGEIVEILTSKNAKGPNMDWLNLVKSNQAKSKIRQWFKKIKKDENIIKGKELFEKELKKQGVNYSDIAKGETYERLTKRYNINSMEDLYASIGVGQLSASSFISKLKEENINEKQNAESINKSIEEQLAKSDKSLNKNKGAKDYGITVKGESNLMVRFAKCCNPVPGDDIKGYITKGRGVSVHRTDCSNLKSLIEHDKNKVIQVSWGKAKGADYIAEIQVESDDREGILADIINIISESKLPISSINAQTAKGNIAKVNIKIRIYSVEQLKEIMKKIRRVKGVIDVYRMNS; encoded by the coding sequence ATGTACGAAGGGCTGTTAAAAAAGATATACGAAAATTCGCATAATGTTGATAAAGAGATAATTAAAAAGGCTTTTGAAATTGCAAATGATGCTCATAAAAATCAAAAAAGAGAATCTGGTGAGCCTTATATTACTCATCCAATAGATGTTGCTATAATTTTAGCTGAAATGGGTATGGATACAAGTACTATTGCGGCAGGGCTCCTTCATGACGTTATTGAGGATACAGAGTATACTTATGATGATTTAAAAGATTTATTTAATGAGGAAGTTGCTAATTTAGTTCAAGGAGTAACTAAATTGGGAAAAATCGAGTACAAATCTAAAGAAGAGCAGCAAGCAGATAATGTTAGAAAAATGCTTCTTGCGATGGCAAAGGATATAAGAGTTATAATAATTAAGCTAGCAGATAGATTACATAATTTAAGAACTTTAAAATTTATGCCAAAGGAAAAACAAAAACAAAAGGCCAAAGAAACTTTAGATATTTATGCTCCTCTTGCTCATAGACTTGGTATATCAAAAATTAAATGGGAATTAGAAGATCTATCTTTTAGATATCTTCATGAAGAGGTATATTATGATTTAGTAAAGCAGATAGCACAAAAAAGGGCAGAAAGAGAAGTTTATATTGCTAGCATTATAAAGGATTTACATAATAAGCTTGAAGAAGCAGAAATTGATTCGGATATCGAAGGTAGGCCAAAACATTTTTATAGTATTTACAAAAAGATGGTGAATAAAAATAAAAGTATTGAAGAAATATTTGATTTAACAGCTATTAGAATATTAGTAAATACAGTTAAAGATTGTTATGGTGTCCTTGGAATTGTACATACAATTTATAAACCTATTCCAGGAAGATTTAAAGATTATATAGCAATGCCAAAACCTAATATGTATCAATCTTTGCATACAACAGTTATAGGTCCTCAAGGAAAGCCTTTTGAAATACAAATAAGAACTTTCGAAATGCATAAAACAGCTGAATATGGTATAGCAGCTCATTGGAAATATAAAGAAGGGGATAGCGGAAAGGAAGATAGGGAGCAAAGCTTTGAAAGTAAACTTGCCTGGCTTAGAGATATGCTTGAATGGCAAAAGGAGACCGCTGATGCAGAAGAATTTATAGAAGGATTTAAAATAGATTTATTTGCAGATGAAGTTTTTGTATTTACACCAAAAGGAGTTGTAATAAATTTACCTAGTGGAGCAACACCTATTGATTTTGCTTATAGAATCCACACTGACGTTGGAAATAGATGTGTTGGTGCTAAGGTAAATGGGAAAATTGTTCCTCTTGATTATAAATTAAAAACGGGTGAAATAGTTGAGATTTTAACTTCTAAAAATGCAAAAGGGCCTAATATGGATTGGCTTAATTTAGTAAAAAGTAATCAAGCAAAAAGTAAAATAAGACAATGGTTTAAAAAGATCAAAAAAGATGAAAATATAATAAAAGGTAAGGAATTATTTGAAAAGGAATTAAAGAAACAAGGAGTTAACTATTCAGACATTGCAAAAGGTGAAACTTACGAAAGGCTGACTAAAAGATATAATATTAATAGTATGGAAGATTTATATGCTTCCATTGGAGTTGGACAATTATCTGCCTCTTCTTTCATTTCAAAATTAAAAGAAGAAAATATTAATGAAAAGCAAAATGCAGAGAGTATTAATAAATCAATTGAAGAACAGTTGGCTAAATCTGATAAATCATTAAATAAGAATAAGGGTGCTAAGGATTATGGTATTACAGTTAAAGGTGAAAGCAATTTAATGGTAAGGTTTGCTAAATGTTGTAATCCGGTCCCTGGTGATGATATAAAGGGGTATATAACTAAAGGAAGAGGAGTTTCTGTCCACAGAACAGATTGTAGTAATTTAAAATCATTAATAGAGCATGATAAGAACAAGGTAATTCAAGTTTCTTGGGGAAAAGCTAAGGGAGCTGATTATATTGCGGAAATTCAGGTTGAATCAGATGACAGAGAAGGTATTTTAGCAGATATTATTAATATAATTTCTGAAAGTAAATTACCAATAAGTTCAATAAATGCTCAAACAGCTAAAGGCAATATAGCTAAAGTAAATATTAAAATTAGAATTTATTCTGTAGAGCAACTAAAAGAAATTATGAAAAAAATAAGAAGAGTAAAAGGCGTAATAGACGTCTATAGAATGAATAGTTAG
- the dtd gene encoding D-aminoacyl-tRNA deacylase gives MRAVVQKVTYSRVIVNNKVIGSINTGLNVLIGISKEDTIDDLIYMKDKILNLRIFEDEKGKMNLSLLDVKGEILVISQFTLYGDCRKGRRPNFMEAEGGEKAKALYDAFVEMLKESSLKVETGEFGAYMKVDIQNDGPVTLMIDSKRIF, from the coding sequence ATGAGAGCAGTTGTACAAAAAGTAACATATTCAAGGGTAATAGTAAATAATAAAGTGATAGGTTCAATAAATACAGGACTAAATGTATTGATAGGAATATCAAAAGAAGATACAATAGATGATTTAATATATATGAAAGATAAAATATTAAATCTTAGAATTTTTGAAGATGAAAAGGGTAAAATGAATCTATCCTTATTAGATGTAAAAGGTGAAATATTAGTTATTTCTCAATTTACTTTATACGGTGATTGTAGAAAAGGTAGAAGACCAAATTTTATGGAGGCAGAAGGTGGGGAAAAAGCAAAAGCTTTATATGATGCTTTTGTAGAAATGCTTAAAGAATCTTCACTAAAAGTAGAAACAGGAGAATTTGGAGCTTATATGAAAGTAGATATTCAAAATGATGGACCTGTTACATTGATGATTGATAGTAAGCGTATTTTCTAA